The stretch of DNA AGAAAGACACATTCAAGCATTGAGAATCAATCATCCAATAGTAGCGCATTAATTGTGAGGGCCAGCTCCATATAAACTCCATATAAGCCATGTTCTCTGGCTTTAGTAATGgcagaggcaaaataattactaTTAATTTTATTGATGGGTCATGGAGTCAACCGCTTTAAATTAATATAAAGTCAAGATCCATCTTACCTTTAAAATCATCTTCTCTGAGGTGTTGAGGTCAGTTGCCTGGTAGACTGTGGCAAAGGCACCCTGTCCGAGTACACAGTCAACCCGTAAGGAGCCTTCCCCTGTGTGATGACCATCAAAGCCATTTTCAGatgtcattttttgggggggtgattttttttattttttatgtcacTGCTTGTAAACACACAAAGATAGATGACTTTCTTACCAATCTTGATGGTCATCTTGGGTGCAATGCTGGGGACTTTGCACTGCCAGGTGATGAAGTTAGGCTGTGAGGTGAGTGGCGTGGACAGCTTGGAAAGCAGGGAGGAAATCAGCTCCTCATCCCAGGGGTCGGAGACCAGCTCTACAGCCGCTGCCCCTTGTGCTGCTGGACTCATGGGCACATCCATGTTCACCTTTGAACCTTGGTCTGGGCTCACAAGAATATCCATGCCATACCTCACTTCTGGAGCTGGGCTCATAGGACTATCCATTCTGAACTTTGATGACGACTGGAATGGACTCATGGTCACATCCGAGACAAATTTAGGTGGATCTGGACTCATGCGGATGTCCATGGTCCCCAGAGGGATGCCGACTGTTCTCTGACCCCGACGGGAACTCATGAAGGCATTCAAGTCAGGTTCAACCACAAACTCTGGGCTTTTGACCACTAACCAGTCTGACTTGGGTGCATACTCCGGACTCATGGGGATATCGAAGGCAGGCGTTGTGGCTTTCTCTGGACAAGTTGGAACATCAAAGTTGGATTTGAGGGCATAGATCTGGCTCTTTGAAAGGAATGCTTCTGCCACAGGTGCACGCGGTGGGAGAGGAAAAGCTGGCTTTGAGGACTGCTCTGGGCTCACATTGACATCCCAGTCTGGCTTTGAGGCCTTGGAAGGAGGGCATAGGTTAAGTCCTGAGATTACAgactagtactaaaacacttgaagtAGGCATTCTAGAGTTAAATCACTGCCACCTCAGCATGGGTCAGGGGGGCAGTCTGGTCTCTGAAGGACAGTGCGGCCGGGGCATGATGCTGCACTTCAGTCATGGAGCAGGTAGCCAGGCTTCGCTGGGCCAGGGCTAGCCCTTCTCCCACGATGGTGCCCTGCTCAGCAAAGTCCTGAGCTCTCATAGAGCACTCCGTGCCAGTCTCAGGTAACCCATCAGGTGGGCTCTGCTCTATGATAGGGCTGAGGAAAGAGGTCATTATCACCACCATGGAGGCAACTACATTGGTTTGACCCACACACTCTTGACTACACATCCAAAACGTGGACCAACAAACATTCAACGTAAACACATATAGTACACTGCAGTTACCGGTAGTCTACAATAAGGGGTTACTGGTAAGTACCTGAGTTTTGTGGGCTGTCGTAGGAAAGGGACTTCTTCCAGACCCCCAAAGCCTCTGGGTTGATCATGTTCTAGAGGGATgagaaataaacaaaaaaaaaggtAAAGTACTTGCTATAGACAGCATTGTTGTTCTGAACTACAGACACGTTTTGCCAGGCGAGGGCATTTGATTTTTGAacagccaaatggcaccctattccctatatagtgcactacttttgaccagagttctatggcacactattccctatatagttcactacttttgaccagagccctatggtaccAGTTGGGATGCATCCTGTATAAGCTCAGACAGAGGACTACCTTGATCCTGCTCAAAGTCCCAGGAGTAAGGAGCTTTGTTTTGGAAGGGCGTGGAGACCAGGTGAGCCGACAGTGAAAAGTCTCTGGTGCTGTTGGGGCAGGCAGCCAGGGAGTTGTAGCGTGCTTCCCACATAGTGCTCTCATCTGGTATCAATTCCGACGGAGAtttctgataaaaataaataaaaaacaagcacacacacacgaaacGATAAAGGTTTGCATTGTGTACTCAACTTAAAATAACCCAACCATCAACAACATTGAGTACTTGTTGAATCAACATGGGTATGTCACCATGTAATTGTGCACTTACATTTTGTTTCTCTGGTTTAGATACAGGGATTTCTGCTAGGGCCCTTGGTGGCTTTGCATTGTCCACCATAGCAGCACTAAATGGAACAGGAGAAGAACAATAATGCATTGTTAATAAATGTCCTTTGAGAATTAAAGAGACGGCAAAGAGAAAGTGATGCAGGGGAATAAATGCAATGCTTCACCTGCATTTCTCCTTTATGTCATTCTCATCTTGAAAGATGGCGAAAGGGACTGCACTGCGGGGCTTGCTGAATGAAGTGGCGCCTCCATTACATAatacaacaaaaacatttataGAAAGATCATTTAATGACTATGTAAAATCAAAAAGGGCGACCCGCCATTATGTGTCGCTTTTATTGTCTGTTGGCTTTAAcctcttattttatttatttaattgtttTACTGTAAAATGTGATGCGATTTTTTACATGCACTTTTGATTTGACCTACAGTCTGAAACAAAGGTTTTGAGACGTTCCAATCAGATGGGAATTGAATTACCCGTTCTCTGGTAGCCAGCATCAAAGCTCTTCTCCGCCTGATGTGGATGCATTGGCATGCTGCGGAACTGGTCCTCCTGCAGGAGGGTTGGAGCCTGGAACATGTCCATGATAGCATCTGGAGGTGAGGGTAAAGAGGAATGAGATACTAAGGACTCCATTGGTTGTACCGTCTTTCCCATACACAGGTATGGTAATAGAATATATCCACCAAAAAAAGGGACTGGGTGTAGTTGATAAACCACTGTGGTTTTTCTGCATTTTAGACATCTAAATCACCAATATGTAaacacaacatggtttatgaCTGAGTCATCAATAAAAGTATGCATTTATCACCAAGTGCCTCCCGTGTGTTGACTGTGGGGGATGGGAGCACCCTGGACGGAGTGGCTTGCACCAGTCCCAGAGAAGTGTTAGGAGTGATATGGGACACGTTTCCAGTCCCTCCCTGTGACACTGCCAGAGAGAATAGGAGGTGAGTGAGGGACGGTGTGATTAAACAATCTTTTAATTCCCATACGGATTCCAATGAAGGGGATAACGGGCCCAGGTTACGATCCTTTACTCACCATCTAATTTCACCTCCGACTCAGGAGCTTCACTGACAGACACCTCACTGGAAAAAAACAAAGAAGAGATTAGCTTGGAGATGAGCGGcaaattaattaaaaacaaaTTAATTAGCTTAATCTCTGAGGCGTTTCACTCTGACTAAGCAGTGGCATAAGAGATGTAATTAAGTCTGGTTGGGAACAATTACACATCTGAAAAACCAGACCCAATCTGGAGACATGACTCATTATCACTTACTGATGATCCCTGCCATTGTGCTGCTGGAAAATGCTGCTGAGGTGAGAGTGACCACCCTGATTTGGAACTCCACCAAGCTGCACGTCAGATCTGTAGGCCGCTGGCTTCTGTGGGGCCGACCCAAATGGCTTAGGGTTTTGTTCTGGTTGGGGCTGAACCAGAGAAGCTTGTAGAGAATATGCCTGGGAAGCGACTGCAAATGGTTTTGGAGCTTTTGTACATTCACCCAAGTGACCCATTGTTGTTTCTGGCATGTGGAGGGAGCGTCTAAGGGAGGTGTTTACCTCCTCCAACTGTCCAGATGGGGAAACGGATCTCTGTGAGCGCAGTGTGTCTGTAATGGGAGCCCTGAGATGGTCGCACTGAAGGTGTGTCTCAGATTCCCTAACCATGGCTTGTCTGGGGTCCTGTCCACTGTTCAGTCTAAAGCCTGGAGTGAGTTTGATGCCGAGGTTGCTCGAGAGTATAGGTTGCCTTAAGGAATGTTGGAGGAACTCAGGATTCAGATCTGTTGCAGGTGTGCAGAGTGCCTGAAACAGAAGTGCTCTaccaatgttaaaaaaaaaagtgtactaGGGAAACTATAACAGAAACGACTAAAGATAAAAAGGCAATGTGTTTTCTCTCACCTGCTGCACTGGTAGAGCACTGGCGGTGCTTCCCTGGTCTGTAGAACTCACACGGAGATTACTCTCCAGCTCCTCCAACAGCCGGGTCATCCTCAttacctcctcctcctgctctctaaCCAACCTCTGACGTTCCTCTGGTTACAGAACACAAAGAAAACGTTGGTCAAAACCCACAATTAGCCCTGTGGTAGTGCGTTATGCAACCAGTTGTTAATGCATTTGATTTAGATGAAGGGTGTCTGTAAAGGATATCATGTGGCCTGTTCATATCGATGTCCTTGACTACACTAAAATCCAGCCATGCATTTCTTCTCTTTAGAGGAGTGTGATGGAACAGCGCTGGGTTAAGAAGTCATATGAACCTACCATACTCTCTCCGTTTCTTCTCTTGCTTGCATCTCACAAAGTATTGTCTGGCTCTGACCTCCTCGAAGCATAGTTCAGACCCATCGCAGACGAGGTCTTCCGTACGGTACATCGACACTGTCTGCAGGCTCACAACCGGGCCTTGATTgggtttatttaccaccacattTTCAGACCGGGAGATTCTGTGGTAGAGTAATTTCATTAGAGGGAATATAATGTAACGTTCCCGAAAATAAGGGACAATAAGAAGTATTGGTATTCTGTCTAGTGACTTACATGAGAACAGTTCTGTCTGTAGAGAGTTGGTACAGAAGTTCAGGGTCCTgtggcaaaaaaaaaaatctcatatTGATCACTTTTTATGAACAACACATGAGAAACGGCCATTCACCAATGTATACCAAGTTTGAAGCTACAAAAACTGTTAGTAACTCACCGTGGGCTGGGCACTCTGTGGGTTGGGCACTCTGTGGGTTTGCAGCCGATTTACCAAGTTGGAATTCTGAAGAGGACTCCGTACAGCTTCTGTTTTCATAAACACAGGTTAGATAGTGGATACATTAGTTTCCTTTGTTAATTTCCACAGCCAAAGATCGGGTCCAGAAGGAAGAAATGCACACAAAACAGTCTCACCTGAAGCCCCTGCCCCACTTCCAGAAGTCCTGGTTTGGAACATTCTGTGAATACATTAAAATGTATCAACAATAGAAACTTCAACATGGAAAGGTAAACACAATACTTCAAGTTACCTGTATTGCTGAAGGACAGTGTCAGTTGGCTTAGCTTGGTTTTCCATGGCTCTCTGGTACACGGCATCAGCCTGTTGAAGCAGGCCCTGCTGCTCAAACTGTTGAGCCCACGCCACATAGAGGACTGCATCTCTGGTGCCAATGCCCTTACTGTATATGTGGCTGTATAGTttgatgggctcattgtaataacTTGCACATTTAATGCAGTAGTTTACGTATCGGATGTCATTGGTATAACGCTCTTCTTGGAGAAATCTTTGTACTAGACGATCTAGCACAAGAGACATCGCTTTGGAGTCCTCAGCAACCCATCTCTTCTCTAGATATTTTATAAACCTGAAATAATGTAAATGTATGGTAAAGAGTTACACACCAACACATTCAAGCTGGCCAAAAAAACATAGATGACTAATCACAATCACTTGCTTGCTTCATCAGTACTTCGATTTCGTATTTTTTTTACAGAGTTATGTTGCCCTCAAACCAAGTGCGACATGCATGTGAAAATGTCAAATCAATGGCAGATGAATAACCCTTCATTGTCTACTTTTCGTTGGTGGCCCCCTCTGAAGGGCgacgggtagcctagtggttagagcgtcgggacagtaaaggttgctggatcgaatccccgagctgaaaagtttaaaatctgttgttctgcccctgaacactgTTCCccggcaggccgtcattgtaagtaaaaagttgttcttaactgacttgtctaattaaataaaggttacacacattATGCAATGCATCGACAAGTTACCTGTCCCATGGATCGAGTGGGTCGTCTCCAGTATAGTTGATTAAACTTTGCTCAAAACTCCtgtagaaccaaaacatttgttTAAAACCCTGGTATCAAATAAACATCTATAACTATCAAATGTAATATTATTCACACATTTTTGGGAGAAATCATTACTTAGTTAGGTAGTTATCTTATTTGCAATAATTAGCGTTAGTTGGTTGAGGAAAATCAACAGTTAACGCGTAAAGTTAGCTAGCTCGTTAATTAACTAAATTCGGAACTTACTGTAAATGTGAACCAACATCCATGCTGTACTGACCAACCAATTTTATAACAATACAAATACGAGCAATTTACAAGCAAGTTAAATTAATGAATTAACAAAATATCGCTCCGCTAGATtcacagctagctagttagcttagcTGGAACATTTCAAATTGCGCGTTTAGCTGGTACGTCATCAGTAAGCACGGCGACAAATCCGAATGGAGCAAATCAGCGCCCTTGGAGCGAGAAAAACGCGATTTCAATGGCACTTTCGCCAATGTTTGAATCGGCTGTTTTGAATCGTGTGATAATATGAATATAAGTACTTCACGAAACGCTTACAGGATCTCTTTTATCTGCAAAGTCCAACTTGTTAACTCAGTTAGTTTGCTGGCGAAGTTCACTGGAAGTAAGACTATTAGCAATACATCTGCAGTTATAACCTAGCGACAGATAGCTATTGACATTAGTTGTCCGTCCAATCGTCACTTTTAAAAATGATATGTGAAATAATATTAAGCCAAAGTAGAGCACCACGTGTTAGCGAAGTTTGCTTGCTTTCCAAGCACCTTTTGGAACCCAGAAACATTAGCTAGAAGGAAAAACTAACGGCTGTATGAATTAACTGCTGCTATTGACGAATCTGACTTCTGAAATTCGACAACACTCGTATCTGACTACTGAAATACAATTTACATtacattagctagctatgttatatTTGAACATGCACAATAAATGTACATGTTAACAGGCTATTCTTGTCTTAATGTCTTTCAGGGGACTGCAGACATGGGAAAAAATTGCAACAATTGCAACTCCTGTAAGTCAATTTAAATGCTGCTAGTTTTGTGAAATAGTGTGGCATAACATTAAAGTCTGTATGCAAAAACAAGACAACCTGTAagaatatactgtattttaacAGCTGCTAGTTTTGTTCAAGATTGTATTAAAAAAGAGCGACTGCTCCTAAAAGCAACTTTAAGTTTTGAAAACGGCCTAtgtgtggcatcgatatgagtcaaacATTTATTTTTGTGCCAAAATGGACTACAAGTGTAAATATAATAATTTGTGGTCAATGGGCATTCCTACCACCCAGTGTCTTTTggtaaaaatgtatatttgttttattttcttaGTATTCTATCACAAAAAGGACACGTTTGACTTTAAGAAAAACATTGGTCAAGCACATGAATCCTAATATTTATAGGCAGATTGTTCAAACGTGGACCTTGAGGTATTTCCTCCCTATTAGAGACAATACTATCTGCAAATGTCTAAGACCTCAAATTTAGCTAACTCTTATCATATACAGTGTTTTATTTAAGTCAATATAAAACAATGATTATTGAGTGAAATATGTTATTTTCAGAACCAGTGCTTTATTTGCACCCTATTTTTCCAAACAAGAATAACAATAGAATTGACAACATTATTTTTAGTCGAACCCTTCTATCTCTACACGTTAGCCCAAAAATATGCATGACAtttgatggtgtgatggtgttaAATTATGATTTTAAAATACTGACCTAACTGCGTTGAATGAAGCATAAGAGGGTGAAAAGCAATACCACTGTGGAAATAACACTACTAATGAATACAAGATTTAAACAATTAAAGCTATTCCAACTTTGGCATAATTTTGAAATGGTTGAAAAATACTTGTAATAAGAATGAATATTGTACATTAGTTTACTTAACTTtcaatttattacattttttatattttttacctgTCTTTTTAAAAACATTGTCAACCTTCAGTTTGTAAAATATGAAAATAGAGTATTTATATATTGTTGCTAGCAATTATTACTAATTGCATTTATATATGCATTACAATTACGTACAGTGCATTcccggaaagtgttcagaccccttccttttccccccattttgttacgttacagttattaaaaaatggattttaaaaaatgaataaaactcaatctacacacaataccccataatgacaaagcaagaacaggttttttgcaaatgtattaataattttaaaaactaacttgtttacataagtattcagaccctttgctatgagactcgaaattgagctcaggtgcatcctgtttccattgatcatccttgatgtttctacatgatttggaaaggcacacatctgtataatgtcccacagttgacagtgcatgtcagagtaaaaacaagccatgaggttggaAGAATTGTCTGTGGAGCTcgaagacaggattgtgtcgaggcacagatctggggaagggtaccaaaacatttctgca from Salvelinus fontinalis isolate EN_2023a chromosome 20, ASM2944872v1, whole genome shotgun sequence encodes:
- the LOC129817589 gene encoding mitotic checkpoint serine/threonine-protein kinase BUB1-like; its protein translation is MDVGSHLQSFEQSLINYTGDDPLDPWDRFIKYLEKRWVAEDSKAMSLVLDRLVQRFLQEERYTNDIRYVNYCIKCASYYNEPIKLYSHIYSKGIGTRDAVLYVAWAQQFEQQGLLQQADAVYQRAMENQAKPTDTVLQQYRMFQTRTSGSGAGASEAVRSPLQNSNLVNRLQTHRVPNPQSAQPTDPELLYQLSTDRTVLIISRSENVVVNKPNQGPVVSLQTVSMYRTEDLVCDGSELCFEEVRARQYFVRCKQEKKRREYEERQRLVREQEEEVMRMTRLLEELESNLRVSSTDQGSTASALPVQQALCTPATDLNPEFLQHSLRQPILSSNLGIKLTPGFRLNSGQDPRQAMVRESETHLQCDHLRAPITDTLRSQRSVSPSGQLEEVNTSLRRSLHMPETTMGHLGECTKAPKPFAVASQAYSLQASLVQPQPEQNPKPFGSAPQKPAAYRSDVQLGGVPNQGGHSHLSSIFQQHNGRDHHEVSVSEAPESEVKLDVSQGGTGNVSHITPNTSLGLVQATPSRVLPSPTVNTREALDAIMDMFQAPTLLQEDQFRSMPMHPHQAEKSFDAGYQRTGATSFSKPRSAVPFAIFQDENDIKEKCSAAMVDNAKPPRALAEIPVSKPEKQNKSPSELIPDESTMWEARYNSLAACPNSTRDFSLSAHLVSTPFQNKAPYSWDFEQDQEHDQPRGFGGLEEVPFLRQPTKLSPIIEQSPPDGLPETGTECSMRAQDFAEQGTIVGEGLALAQRSLATCSMTEVQHHAPAALSFRDQTAPLTHAEASKPDWDVNVSPEQSSKPAFPLPPRAPVAEAFLSKSQIYALKSNFDVPTCPEKATTPAFDIPMSPEYAPKSDWLVVKSPEFVVEPDLNAFMSSRRGQRTVGIPLGTMDIRMSPDPPKFVSDVTMSPFQSSSKFRMDSPMSPAPEVRYGMDILVSPDQGSKVNMDVPMSPAAQGAAAVELVSDPWDEELISSLLSKLSTPLTSQPNFITWQCKVPSIAPKMTIKIGEGSLRVDCVLGQGAFATVYQATDLNTSEKMILKVQKPANPWEFYINSQLNARLQPSVRHLFNNIHSAHLFQNGSVLLGELYNCGTLLNAVNLYKNLGGKVIPQPLVIYFTVCILHMVEQLHNIHIVHADIKPDNFLLGERFLENKSFDQDNLDHGLSLIDLGQSIDMTLFPEGTAFNTKCMTSGFQCTEMQSGRPWNYQTDYFGIAGTVYCMIFGTYMQVIQEGGVWKTNAVFRRNPHSDLWTEFFHTLLNVPDCSSLPCLQSLRSRLSTVLQQNYSNKLPSLKTRLVIQLLESRTARR